From Halorubrum salinarum, the proteins below share one genomic window:
- a CDS encoding PadR family transcriptional regulator: MRKSGPPKGLISYLVLELLDERPRYGYELLGEITEISGGHWEPSYGSVYPILYKFEEGGVAERVERADEPDRKYFALTDAGREELAEKRRAIGGEAKDFGDVVLGFYHLYAALATDGRFEVDDADADWAFSERYSAWIVEQMIRHHERDFGEFERIDASPEEFYAREDGAAADAAEPDSAETEPADDAEEPSSGAADD, encoded by the coding sequence ATGCGGAAAAGCGGCCCGCCGAAAGGACTGATCTCGTACCTCGTGTTGGAGCTGCTCGACGAGCGACCGCGGTACGGGTACGAGCTGCTCGGCGAGATTACGGAGATCAGCGGCGGGCACTGGGAGCCCTCCTACGGCTCCGTCTACCCGATCCTCTACAAGTTCGAGGAGGGGGGCGTCGCCGAGCGCGTCGAGCGCGCCGACGAGCCCGACCGGAAGTACTTCGCGCTCACCGACGCGGGCCGCGAGGAGCTGGCCGAGAAGCGCCGCGCGATCGGCGGCGAGGCGAAGGACTTTGGCGATGTCGTCCTCGGCTTCTACCACCTGTACGCCGCGCTCGCCACCGACGGTCGGTTCGAGGTCGACGACGCGGACGCCGACTGGGCGTTCTCGGAGCGGTACAGCGCGTGGATCGTCGAGCAGATGATCCGCCACCACGAGCGCGACTTCGGCGAGTTCGAGCGGATCGACGCCTCCCCCGAGGAGTTCTACGCCCGGGAGGACGGCGCCGCGGCGGACGCGGCCGAGCCGGACTCCGCCGAGACGGAGCCCGCGGACGACGCCGAGGAGCCCTCCTCCGGCGCCGCCGACGACTGA